The nucleotide window cccggaaggcatcccctctttcgtcttcgtctattggtaactttacttgagactatatttttattcaccacatgatatgtgttttgtttggagcgtcttgtatgatttgagtctttgatttttagtttaccacaatcatccttgttgtacacaccttttgggagagacacatatgaatcggaatttattagaatactctatgtgcttcacgtatatcttttgagctagataactttgttctggtgcttcacttatatctttttagagaatggtggtggttttattttatagaaattatatctctcatgcttcacttatattcttttgagagtcttttagaacagcatggtaattttctttggctataaaattagtcctaatatgatgggcatccaagatgggtataataaaaactttcatataaagtgcattgaatactatgagaagtttgattctttatgattgttttgagatatgaagatggtgatattagagtcatgctagttgagtagttgtgaatttaagagatacttgtgttaaagtttgtgattcccgtagcatgcacgtatggtgaaccgttatgtgatgaagtcggagcatgatttattttttgattgtcttccttatgagtggtggtcagggacgagcgatggtcttctcctaccaatctatccccctaggagcatgcggtaatacttcgtttcgataactaatagatttttgcaataagtatgtgagttctttatgactaatgttgagtccatggattatacgcactctcacccttccaccattgctagcctctctagtaccgcgcaactttcgtcggtaccataaactcaccatataccttcctcaaaacagccaccatacctacctattatggcatttccatagccattccgagatatattgtcatgcaactttccaccgttccctttattatgacacgcttcatcattgtcatattgatttgcatgatcatgtagttgacatcgtatttgtggcaaagccattgttcataatttttcatatatgtcactcttgattcattacacatcccggtacactgccagaggcattcaaatagagtcatattttgttctaagtatcgagttgtaattattgagttgtaagtaaataaaagtgtgatgatcatcattattagagcattgtcccatgcgaggaaaggatgatggagactgtgattcccccataagtcgggatgagactccggacaaaaaataaaaataaaagaaaatagaaaaaaagaggccataaaaaaagagaaatgcccaaataaaaaaatgagagaaaaagagagaagggacaatgctactatcctttttccacactcgtgcttcaaagtagcaccatgatcatCATGATAGAGAGTATCCTATTATTTCACTCTCATATattagtgggaattttacattatagaacttggcttgtatattccaatgacgggcttcctcaaaatgccctaggtcttcgtgagcaagcgagttggatgcacacccacttagtttctttttgagccagtctcatatattgtgcttcaaagtagcaccatgttcttcatatagagagtctcatatattgtcactttcatatactagtgggaattttacattatagaacttggcttgtatattcaaatgatgggcttcctcaaaattgccctaggtcttcgtgagcaagcaagttggatgcacacccacttagtttcttttgttgagctttcatacatttataactctagtgcatccgttgcatggtattccctactcactcacattgatatctattgatgggcatctccatagcccgttgatacgcctagttgatgtgagactatcttctccttttttgtcttctccacaacaccgttctattctacctatagtgctatgtccatggctcgcgctcatgtattgcgtgaagattgaaaaagtttgagaacatcaaaagtatgaaacaattgcttggcttatcattggggttgtgcatgatttaaatattttgtgtgatgaagatagagcatagcccgACTATATGACTTTCTATGGAtcgctttctttggccatgttattttgagaagacatgattgctttattaatatgcttgaaatattactattttatgtcaatattaaacttctatcttgaatctttcggatctgaacattcatgccacaataaagaaaattacattgataattatgttaggtagcattccacatcaaaaattctatttttatcattacctactcgaggacgagcaggaattaagcttggggatgcttgatatgtctccaacgtatctatattttttattgttccatgctattatattatctgttttggatgtttaattgactttaatatgctcttttatattatttttgggactaacctattaaccggaggcctagtgccagtttctgtgttttttttgcctattttagagtttcgcaaaaaaagaataccaaacagaatccaaacgaaatgaaaccttcgcgatgatctttcttggaccgaaagcaaaccagaagacttgaagttgaagtctggaactctgtgaggcagccacgaggcaggagggcgcggccagggggtaggcgcgcccccaccctcgtgggccctatGTAGCtgcactgacgtacttcttccgcctatatatactcttataccctggaTGGTCGCAGAGATAAACAAAACCCcttttccaccgtcgcaaccttctgtacccgtgagatcccatcttggggccttttccggtgatctgccagagggggggtcgatcacggagggcttccacatcaacaccatagtctctccgatgaagcgtgagtagtttaccacagactttcgggtccatagttattagctatatggtttcttctctctctttggttctcaatacaaagttctcctccatgttcttggagatttattcgatgtaatactcttttgcggtgtgtttgccaagattcgatcaattgtgggtttatgaacaagattatctatgaatattatttggttcttctctaaattcttatatgcatgatttgatatctttgcaagtctcttcgaattatcggtttagtttgacctactagattgatctttcttgcaatgtgagaagtgcttagctttgggttcaatcttgcggtgtcatttccaagtgacagtaggggcagcaaggcacgtattgtattgttgccatcgaggataaaaagatgtttttttatcatattgcttgagtttatccctctacatcatgtcatcttgcttaaagtgttactctgttcttatgaacttaatactctagatgcatgctggatagcagtcgatgtgagGAATactagtagtagatgcagaatcgtttcgatctactcgacacggacgtgatgcctatattcatgatcattgcctatatattctcataactatgtgcttttctatcaatttctcggcagtaatttgtccacccaccgtaatacatgctatcttgagagaagccactagtgaaacctatggcccccgggtctctttcttattatactGCATCttttttatttacatcgcatcttgtttattattttgcaatctttactttccaatctatacaacaaaaataccaacaatatttactttactatctttattagatctcacttttgcgagtggccgtgaagggattgacaacccctttattgcgttggttgcaaggttcttgattgtttgtgcaggtattaggtgacttgtgcgttgtctcctactggattgatacctggttctcaaaaactgagggaaatacttacgctactttcctgcatcaccctttcctcttcaaggaaaaaccaacacatgctcaagaggtagcaatgccCACACCACAACCTAACGATCTGCTCTTGTTCAAATGAATTCTTTGACACTATCAATACTTCCTCCAATTTCTCTAGCACCTTATCACTCACCGCCCATTTCCCATGTTGTGGCTCCTCGTTTAAACCACTAATCGTATTTCTTGGACCTTTGAGTACCTTACAATCCCACAACTGAAGCTTGCCATGCACACTTTCTAAAGTTCTTTGCAGCGAGATAGTGCCGCCTTTCCCATGACCCCCCTCACTAGTTCTTCCACGGGGCCTCTTATAAGTGAGCCTCAAAATGTAATAACGTAGTCATCTCATGCCACACCTTACATTTGAAATGCTCCATATCCACCACAACTCACATATGAACTGATTTAGTAATACCCTCATTTCTTAGCGCGCCAAATGGAAACAATGCATCCCGTTCTACATTACCGATAGCTCTATCAAGTTTCTTCCTTATATTCCCTTCTCTCCATCGAACCTATCCCCTATACAGTCCAtgccctgcccccccccccctaaaaACACCCATGGGATATTGAGCATCACACAAATATCTGATGGGTCGTTCCAAGTTCTTTCCTAGACTCCCAACTGGGCTCACCATAGACAGTCGTAAAGCCACCATTTTCCCATTTCCTCCACAATCACATTTATATGTTGATTCGTCACACTTAACTCCATGGTTTTCACACGGTTCTCCCACATCAACAACACACCACCACTCCTCCCAACACTCTCATCAAAGAGCATGTGATGAAACCCCAAACATTGGGGAAAAAACCATCTTGTATTTCAACAGACGCGTCTCAGACATGAAAGAATCACTCAATTTTGTTAGCTTCTGAACCTCTAGATGCGCATGAACTGCCCAAGCTGAACCGAGCTCGCGACAGTTGCATTCTAATGTTCTCATTACTCGTGATAATCCTTCACTTTTCAGGCAGCCGCCCTTTACAACACCATCTATCATATTCTATAGAAATAAATAGTACACATTTTCTCTCCGCAAAAAGAAAAACAGCACACATTCTCTAAAAGAATCAATGACCTATGTAATAAGATGTTTTATAATCACTAGAGTAGCTACTCGTTGGAGAAATGGATCTATATATTTTAGTTTTAAATACATCTATTTTTATCCATTTTCGCAATAAGTAATTTCGAACGAGGAAGTATATATTTTTAGGGTGTTTTCTATTTCTACCTTTCTTTATTCCTGGACCAGCCTCTGACTCCACAATCCACCTGGTGCTAGCCCTAACCACCGCTAGGCCAGACCGACCGCGCCGCGCAGGAGCGGGAGACGGGACGGGAGGCGGCGCGGAGGGGGGCAAAAGTTTGAAaacgcgccgccgccgcgggcgcCAAAACGCAATCATTCCAACGTCCTCGCcgccctcccctcccctcccctcctccacctTTCCAAAACCCAACCCGCAGATCCCATCACCAATAAACAAGGCCACAAAATTCGCCCCTCCCCACCCTTTCCACCTCGACATCCACCGGCGATGGAGCCCGCCGCCGCGGCCGGGGCTCCGGCGGCCGCCGCGCAGCccccgccgccccctcctcctccttaCCTGCCCCCGCGGCTGGTCATCGACGGCGCCGGAGGCGGCTCGGGCGCCGCCGCGAGGGCCTGCCGGCACCACGCCTACAGCCGCAAGCAGAAGTCCCTCGGCCTCCTCTGCTCCAAGTAGGGGGGAGATCTCCCCGCTCTCTCGTTTCCGCAACACGCGCTGTGCATTTCGCCGGTTTTTGACCTAGCTAGGCCGCTGCCGGGCTTTGCAGCTTCGTGGCGCTGTACGACCGGGACGACGTGGAGACGGTGGGGCTGGACGACGCCGCCAGGCGGCTCGGCGTCGAGAGGCGCCGGATCTACGACATCGTCAACGTGCTCGAGAGCGTCGGGGTGAGCCCTGATAACAAAGAAACCTTTTTTTGTCCTTGGCATGCGATTTTACCCATGCGCTGTTTCGTTTATGTTCTCCTCTTCTTTCCCTGACATTCGTTGAGCATCACGCAGATTCTCGTGAGGAGGGCCAAGAATCGGTACACATGGATAGGCTTTGAGGGCGTCCCTGCCGCGCTCAAGGAACTCAAGGTTTGGATCCGCCTATTCTGATCTATGCTGATTCTACACGGCTTAAAGATTGCTCTTAATTAGCTGGGCAACTCTCTTCTTCTCAATTAATTAATGAAAATGGCAAGTCTTTACATTGTTTCAGAAAAATAGACTGTTTACATTGAAATACCAAAATGATTAATGGCTTCCTATTTTGTTCTTCCCGTTTGTTCAGGAGAGGACATTGAGAGAGATGTCTGGATTAGCCCCGCCACCGGAGGAACCATCTGCtgccaatgttagatttcttcaCTTTGTTTTACTTGGCCCTTTTAGTTGTGATGCAAATCAGCGATTGTTGCTgataaaagaagtgacttttctTATGGTGGTTGTGAAGGTGTCggacgatgaagacgacgatgatAAATTGGGTGATGCAGAAGGGGACGCTGACAGTGAGAAGCTTAGCCAGTCAATAGACAATGCTTCTGATAAGCCGGACACACCCATGTGCCCGCGTCGATCTGGTATGACTGATCAATCACTTTCTCATTGGTTTGCTGTCGTTATGTGCTGAATTAGTGTTTCTGGTGCCACATTAGTAGATCATAGGAAGGAGAAGTCGCTTGGGCTGCTCACTCAGAATTTCGTCAAGCTCTTCCTCACCATGGAGGTGAACTGATTGAGAATTCCACTGATTTTTTTTTCATTAAGGCGGTTTGTCCTTCGTGGTTAATTGCAATGTGATTCACTACTGGCACAGGTTGAGACAGTCTCACTTGATGAGGCTGCAAGGCTGCTCCTTGGAGAGAGACATGCCGAGAGCAACATGAGAAGTCAGTACTTGCATTTCTTATATTTTATGGGATCCATTGCTTAGTCGTTGCAACAGATTTTTCTATCCAAATGGAACTCATTACAATTCTGATGTTGATAATACAGCTAAAGTTCGTCGACTGTATGACATTGCCAATGTACTATCTTCTTTGAACCTCATCGAGAAGGTAGTCTCTTGACCACATGCCATTTCAAATTGTGGAAGTGACCATTTTTCTTAGCATGGTTGGTTTTGTGGTTTGTTTCAGACGCAGCAGGTGGACTCCAGAAAACCTGCATTCCGGTGGCTTGGTCAGGCAAAGCGAAAGGAAGGTGCCACTGTCACGGTTGCTTTACCGCCAGCCAGGAAGATTATGTCTAGCAAGAGGGCATTTGGTACCGACATCACAAACATTGACAATAAGAGGGGCAAGTTAGTCTTGGAAACAGAGAACAAACCCAAACTCATGCAAGGTGGCAGCAGCATGTTGAAAACTTTCGAGAGTCAGCTCGGGCAAGGGAAGAGTAGTGGCTTTGTTTATGGGCCCTTCCACCCTGCTGGTGCAAGGAAACATGAAGTTGATGATCAGTCAGTGAGGGAGAATGAGACGAAGAACATTCAAGACTGGGAGAATCTCGCTGTTTCATTCCGTCCACAGTACCAAAATCATGGTAAGCTAAACATTGCCCCCACATGTTTATTTTTTACAGTTAAGATTTAGAATTTAGAAAACTACACTGGATGGAATTTTGTTTTGAGATGCCAGTTTTGGTATCTACCCTTCTCTTTGCACTGGATGCATTGAAGTGCTTCTCTGATCCTCTAttagttactactccctccgtcccataatataagagtggttttgacactagtgtagtgtactgtcaaaaacactcttatattatgggacggagggagtagtaatcTACATGTCTAGTACTTTGGCCACTTCACATCCAAACTGATATGCATGATCAAGAAGAAACTGGAGCTCAGGAATTCAGGACAAAATTAATTTTATACGGTTTCATTAATTTTAGAAGTTTAGCCCCTTTACTTTGAGTAGCCATTCTAGCGCTTGTTTGTATACCTGTTTGTATTTATGCATTGACTGAAACGGGTATGTAAACATGTTCCACGATAGCCGACAATAATAGCATTTGCCATTTGGTCTTTTGACAACCAAATTCAACATGAGTAGTCACCAGTGGAAGTAGATAGAGAAATCGTCTCGGAGGTCGCTGGCTGGGCTGTGCTCAAGGAGTAGATTAGAGCGGCAGGGGGAGGATCGTTGGTAAGGGAGAGAGATAGGTGGGGAGGAAGGAGAAGAGAGGGGAAAAAAGATGTATGGCTGACAAGTGGGACTAGGACTAGTCTTTGCCACACCAACCCAACAGATGGGTCCCACCCATCAGATTCACTGTCAAAATGCACTAAGCCTTGGATCAGCACAATTTGTTACCAACCAGCCTCAAAAGTGGAGGTTTTTTGAATTTTTTCTCAATAGTGGTGGTAATTAGCCCCAAATGTGGaagttttttaatttttttaatttattagtatacttagagcatctctagcagatccCCTAAACTTAATCCCTCAAACCTTCTCTTTATCCCAAAAggcaaaataaataaataaatagggATTGAACTTTCACAACCATACTAGAAATCCCAATTTCTGAATCTAGTGATCTAGTTTTAATAACTGCCATCAGCCCTCTAGTCTTTGACAAGTGGTTGTATAGTTTCTCATGATGTTATTTCCAGTTTTAACTAATacagtactccctctgtaaactaatataagagcgtttagatcactaaagtagtaatctaaacactcttatattagtttacggagggagtaactTTTAACTATGCCATTTTTGCTGTTTGTGTCAAATATATGGTTTACCCTGTTGATAAACTTACACAGTTCCCCTACATTTTGTGAATGCAGCGCTGAATGATCTTTTTGGCCATTATGTTGAAGCCTGGAAATCATGGTACTTGGATCTTACACGGGAATAAACCTCACGAGGGACGGTTTAGTTTAGGCAGGTCTGTTGTAAATCAGTTCTTGTAGGCAGATCACCTCATCTGCCGAGGACTCTAGAAAGGATTCGACCTGTGCAAGATGTCATAAACACAAAGGCTCATTTCGCCTTTGCTCGATGTATTTACTCAATGCAAAAAAGAAACAGAATAATGATACACTTGACTGTCCATCTTTTTTTAGGCAGTGTACTTTTGTCTACTTAGTTCATCTTCAGTCTTTTTGCATCTGTTCTCTCCAGCAAAGTGTTATTTGGCAGCTGtatagagaggagatggctggGACAACAGCTGAGGCTAGCATATTAGAGCCACATGGTTTGATCTATAATGTCTGTTCTTTTCAGTCGGCTCTGATGAGTTAATTTTGTTATGTCATCACCTGGATCTTAAAACCTTAACAGGCTATGCTAGTCAACTTCAACAGAATAAGCTAGAAATATGTTAATCACTGATGTAAAATGCATCTAAGTACTACAACAAGAGCTTGGCTGTTGGGTAAAATGTTGTACCAGGATTGACTTATTAGACAGTCATTTTCCATACCCACAAATACCACAGCGCATACATGCTCACAGAATTGACAAATTCCAAAGGAGTTGTGTGAAAGATACTGCTAAGACAGGAACACACTTCAAAATACCAGCAGTAGCAATATCCAAATGTCTGCAGTAATCGCTGAGCTACCACTGAGGTCTCCACAACCACAACACAGCAACTACACGGAAGCATGGAATATCCACAATCTCAATGAAGCAGATATTTAGAAGCCATCAACCATCACATATATAGCAAGCCATCAAACATCACATGGTTCTTTCAATAAGAGGTAATTGACGATGTCCTCTGAATTATGGACGCGACAACATTACTGAATGCTTGAAATAGGTTTGCACTTGACCACAACAGTTACTAATAGCGAGTCACAGACAGACTAAAGTGCTTCATTTTGGGCTGGTGAAGAACTTGTTGATTCCTGGCATGATCTCGGGGGTCTTGTCCTGCACATAGGCTCTGAGGCCGTGCTCGGCGTAGCGCCTGCCCTCCTCATGGTTCTCAAGCACTCCCGCTGCCCTCCCCATCTTGTTGACCCTGCAGATGAAATCATTTCAGTACATCGTTACTAAGAAGTATTAGGTTGTTTCAGGCTCTTCTCACAAGATTAAGATGAGCTGCCACAAATTTATTAAGATAACCATCAATGCAGATAAGGTTTGTTAAGATCGTCTCCCGATCATGCGAAGTGCACTAAACAATTGCTAGTACAAAAAGTAGATCATGTACTAGTACAATATTTCATTATCCATTAGAACCCACATGATAACACACATGACTTCCTGTCTGCAGGAGCTATGATTGGTACAATATCATACTCAGAATAGAAAATCATATACTGCGAAATCCCGCATAATTTCACCAACAATCCACGCGCACAAGCAAGATATCTCCCCCAAAAGGCTAAATGGTTCTCTTCTCACCCCTCGTGGACCGATTCTCCGACCCAAATGAAACCAAGACCACAAATTTTTCACCTGAAAAAACATGGATATCGACCGTAGCAGCGAAGTCAACACTCAAACACCCAGCGGCCAGCCACCACGAACAGGCCATAATCCAGCAGATCTACTCTTATCTTGTCCACTAATAAGCGGTACAACGCCAAGCCATGTAGTAATAATCAAACAAGCGAGGGAGGGGGCCGATTCGTTTCTCTCAATCAAGAAATAAACGGCCAGGGATAGGAGGAGGGGGGGACTGCAAGCAGTCGAGATCTTTACCTGACTTCTGggttgccggtgatgttgcgaaGGAGGCTAAAGGCGCAGATGCCGATGGCCACGCCCGTCGCCGCGAACAGCGGGTACACCTGCGCGGCCGCGAGACAGGATAGATAAGCGAACGGAAGAAGAGCGAGTGGCAGGAGCGGGCGGATGGCCCGGATCTGGGCGTGGAGCTCACCTCGGGCCTGACCCACTTGCTGGCCATCGGAGTCGCGGGGAGGACGCTGCGCCGGCGGCGGAGGGGGAGAGTGAGTGAGATGGAGAGGAAAGTGGAGACGCGACGGCGGTTGAGAGGGAGTGGGCGGAGTGCGTGAGCCGGCTTTATTGTGCGGGTGTGGTTGCTCAGTCGCTCGGAGTTGCTTGGCTGAAATGACGGGCCTGCCCTCGCGTTTCCACCTGGTTTTCTGCCAGTAGCACCCGGCTTTGGCGTAGAGACAAGTGGATATGATCGGATACGTGCAGGTGAGTGTTTTTTAAGGAAAGGATTAGCTAGTTTTCTCTTAGCCCAATTAGCTTACGAAAAGTAGCTGTTGGGTGGATGGATATACTCGCTCCCATTATTTTTTGGTCGGAGAACAAGAACTGATCAATCATTTGGGCTCACTGATTGTGTGGCGTGGAGGAAGAACTATGAGAGATTAAGTGAAGGCAAGTTAAGAAGTGCCATGCGACCTTAGCAATTACAAGCACACAGATCCGTGTGCTGCATCGAGAGAAATAAATCCTATCACGACATCCATGCTTTGTTCTAGAGCAAATCTTAAACACATACTATTACCAGCACATGTTCCTTAGTGAGCATGCAAAGCAAAATTACCGTAGAACGATGGTTCTACGGCTTTGGGGTACAGAAAAAACATGCAAAGCAAATGGACGACAAACGTTGATTGCCGAGTTGCCAATTTTTGGTTCACATCCATGGATGGCAGATGACACGGATTATGGTGCGCACGGCCGACAACAACAATAGGGTGATGGATCTAAATGAGTAGATGCATGCGACTAATTGGAAAACTTCTTACATATCGCAATGTAGGCTTGCAATGGTTGAAATAGACTGAATGATGAAATTTGCCCTCCATGGTGCATGGTTCGAGGTCTTTTTCTTTAAATGGATTTTCCTCCTCGATGCGGAAATTGTGAGGGTCCAACCAGGGAAAGGGAAAAAGCTCTAATGTGTCGGGGGTGACGAGAAAGTGCGATGACAACATAAGTCGTGGTGATATATTGTTGGTATGTTGAAATAAATTTTGCATCAGTTTCAATTGGACACAACTAGTAGGAGAAGATCCGATCCTTGATTTTGTGTTGTATGCAAGAAAATTATTCAAACAATGAACAAATATGAAGAATATATCATGTGTCCGTGGAATTAGTTAGTTTGTGCAGCATACGTACGTGAGGTTCCATGGTGGTTCGCGTCCATATTTTCTTTTCTAAACCGCTAAAGAGAGAGTTCAACCAATGTAATGTATAAGTAAAAATAAAACTATGAGTTGGCACATGAATACATGTGTAGCCTAGCTGGTTGTTGAGGTCACTACATTACTTGAGCTTGTGAGTTCAAGTTTCAAAGGAAGCAACCTTTTTTTGTTGATTGTTATATGCAAGCCCTCAGTTTTTTTATCCTTTGCAGGTGGACCGCATATATAATTACAAGAAAAGCAGAGGTTTTTCAAAAATATGTGATGAATCATTTTCATGTCACTTAAAGGTGGATTGTGGGTTAATTACTAGAAAAGGTAggtttttttttataaaaatgcaTGACAGACGGACATAAGCTACCCTCCCTTTATTAGTAGGAATagattttttttttttgcaaaaaaacatCCAGAACTATATTATAAAACTTCATTAGAAGTATAAAGCACCCCAAACATAATGAAAATTACATGAAGTTCCCCAAACCATCGAACGACCATCACCGCTGCCAGAACGAGCAGCCGACACGCCATTATCGCCACTCCCCTACCAAAATGTATTTATGTGCTAACTCACATGCAATTACTATTCTCCTAGCTGAACAAGCAATCAACTTGGCCTGTTGGTGATAATTGGGAAGTCTTCGTGCATGTTCTTCTAAGGACCATCATCTTGGAGCCACAATCATCGTCATTGAACCCTTGTATCGATTCAAAGTGCCTGACACTAGATCTTGTCGTCAGACACGCACGACAAGGTACCCTAGTCTCACCACCACAAGGGGATGACATGAATTTATGTTGGAGCTCTATCGAGCCCGTTTATATGGACGAACTCGATGaggcactactgcaggatgctgctaacgcgacactacgatcagagactcttcgacgaaactgtgtgcgatgcaataattacaaacggtggtgtaaaataaccgtcaaaaaaggtgcaaaacatttgcgatggcgggcacatcaaacacggttcagattttagttgcgtgtgcgatgctaGGCATAAGGTTGATCCAtacgaactgtttgcgattagacagaacaacagaaatgggcagccatatcaatgtgtgtgtgaTATATGGCATACCGTTCGCTttgatgaactgtttgcgatgatcgaggtgaacacaaacgattcagcgtaacaagatgtgtgtgatacccgACAAACAAGTCGGTAATCAGAATTGTGTGCGGTCATTATAGATAGCCCATACAGTCttttttgtgaattgtgtgctcgtcagggcatgcagttcaacaaaccaacatgtgggcgataatgtagaagatctctGTCGAATACGTATTACTAACCATCTGCGATGAGATTGACAAGATAAACAGAGATAACACATTAATATGAGCGAACGGAAAA belongs to Triticum urartu cultivar G1812 chromosome 7, Tu2.1, whole genome shotgun sequence and includes:
- the LOC125518848 gene encoding E2F transcription factor-like E2FE isoform X2, which produces MEPAAAAGAPAAAAQPPPPPPPPYLPPRLVIDGAGGGSGAAARACRHHAYSRKQKSLGLLCSNFVALYDRDDVETVGLDDAARRLGVERRRIYDIVNVLESVGILVRRAKNRYTWIGFEGVPAALKELKERTLREMSGLAPPPEEPSAANVSDDEDDDDKLGDAEGDADSEKLSQSIDNASDKPDTPMCPRRSDHRKEKSLGLLTQNFVKLFLTMEVETVSLDEAARLLLGERHAESNMRTKVRRLYDIANVLSSLNLIEKTQQVDSRKPAFRWLGQAKRKEGATVTVALPPARKIMSSKRAFGTDITNIDNKRGKLVLETENKPKLMQGGSSMLKTFESQLGQGKSSGFVYGPFHPAGARKHEVDDQSVRENETKNIQDWENLAVSFRPQYQNHALNDLFGHYVEAWKSWYLDLTRE
- the LOC125518848 gene encoding E2F transcription factor-like E2FE isoform X1 codes for the protein MEPAAAAGAPAAAAQPPPPPPPPYLPPRLVIDGAGGGSGAAARACRHHAYSRKQKSLGLLCSNFVALYDRDDVETVGLDDAARRLGVERRRIYDIVNVLESVGILVRRAKNRYTWIGFEGVPAALKELKERTLREMSGLAPPPEEPSAANVSDDEDDDDKLGDAEGDADSEKLSQSIDNASDKPDTPMCPRRSVDHRKEKSLGLLTQNFVKLFLTMEVETVSLDEAARLLLGERHAESNMRTKVRRLYDIANVLSSLNLIEKTQQVDSRKPAFRWLGQAKRKEGATVTVALPPARKIMSSKRAFGTDITNIDNKRGKLVLETENKPKLMQGGSSMLKTFESQLGQGKSSGFVYGPFHPAGARKHEVDDQSVRENETKNIQDWENLAVSFRPQYQNHALNDLFGHYVEAWKSWYLDLTRE
- the LOC125518849 gene encoding uncharacterized protein LOC125518849 — encoded protein: MASKWVRPEVYPLFAATGVAIGICAFSLLRNITGNPEVRVNKMGRAAGVLENHEEGRRYAEHGLRAYVQDKTPEIMPGINKFFTSPK